The window CGCAGTTTGCCGTCTTGGGTGGCGGCGGACAAAATCATGCCTTCCGATACGCCAAATTTTGCCATTTTGCGCGGCGCGAAGTTGGCAACGGCAATCACCATTTTGCCGTTTAATTCGGCGGGATTGGGATAGCTGGCGGCAATGCCTGAAAAAATCGTGCGCTGTTCAAATCCAAAATCCAAGCTGAATTTCAACAATTTGCTGCTGCCTTCCACCGCTTCGCAGTTCAGCACTTTGGCAACGCGCATATCAATTTTCATAAAGTCGTCAAAACTGGCTTGTTCCGCCACAGGCTGATAGGGCGATGCGGGCGCGGTTTCGGCGGTGGGGGTGGTTTGTTTATTGGCTTCCAGCAGGTCGTTCACTTGTTTTTCCTCAATTCTTTGCATTAAGTGTTTGTAGGGGTTGATAATGTGGTTTTCAGGCAGCGTGCGTGTGCTGTCCTGCCAAGTTAAAGCATCCATATTTAAAAACGCGGCTGCCTGTTCCGCCACTTTCGGCAATACAGGCGCAAGATACACGCTTAAAATTTTGAATGCGTTAATCAATTCGCTGCACACGCGATGCAGTTTATCATCTGCGCCGTCTTGTTTCGCCAATTCCCAAGGCTTGTTGGCATCCACATATTCGTTTACCGCATCTGCCAACGCCATAATATCGCGCAGGGCTTTGGCGTATTCGCGCTGTTCGTAATCGGCGGCGATGGCTTCGGATTGCGCGGACAGCTGTTGAATCAGTGCGCTGTCGGCAACGTTGCTTAATTTGCCGTCAAAACGTTTGGCGATAAAGCCCGAGGCGCGCGCGGCGATATTAACGTATTTACCCACCAAATCGCTGTTTACGCGGGCGATAAAGTCTTGCAGATTCAAATCAATGTCTTCAATTTTGCTGTTGAGCTTGGCGGCGATGTAGTAGCGCATCCATTCGGGGTTTAAGCCTTGTTGCAAATAGGATTTGGCGGTGATAAACGTGCCGCGTGATTTGGACATTTTTTGTCCGTCCACGGTTAAAAAGCCGTGGGCAAACACGCCTGTGGGGGCGCGGTGTCCGCTAAATTGCAGCATGGCGGGCCAAAACAGGGCGTGGAAATACAAAATGTCCTTGCCGATAAAGTGATACATTTCGGTTTGGCTGTCGGCACGGAAATAGTCTTCAAAATTCAAACCGATGCGGTTGCACAGGTTTTGAAACGATGCCATATAGCCCACGGGCGCGTCCAGCCACACATAAAAGTATTTACCCGGCGCATCGGGGATTTCAAAGCCGAAATAGGGCGCATCGCGGGAAATATCCCAATCGGATAAGGTGGTTTCGCCGTCTTTGCCGAGCCATTCGTTCATTTTGTTGAGGGCTTCGGGCTGAAGGTGCGGCTGGGTGTGTCCGTTTGCCAAAACGGTGCTGCCTGAAGTCCATTGACGCAGGTAGTCGGCGCATTCGCCCAGTTTGAAAAAGAAGTGTTCGGACTGCTTTAACACGGGGGTCGCACCCGATACGGCGGAATAGGGCTGAATCAGTTCGGTGGGGGCATAGGTGGTGCCGCAAGCTTCGCAGTTGTCGCCGTATTGGTCTTTGGCGTGGCATTTGGGGCATTCGCCTTTGACAAAACGGTCGGGCAGGAACATTTGTTTTTCGGGGTCAAACAGTTGTTCAATCACGCGGCTTTCAATTTTGCCATTGGCTTTGAGGGCGCGGTAAATCTGTTCGGCAAAGGCTTTGTTTTCGGGGGAATGGGTGCTGTAGTAGTTGTCGTAACCGATGTGGAAGCCTGTAAAATCAGCCAGATGCTCTTCGCGCACGCGGGCAATCATGTCTTCGGGGGCGATGCCTTGTTTTTCGGCGGCCAGCATCACGGGCGTGCCGTGGGCGTCGTCGGCGCAGCAGTAGTAGCATTCGTTGCCGCGCAGTTTTTGCAGGCGCACCCAAATATCGGTTTGGATATGCTCGACCATGTGTCCGAGATGAATCGCGCCGTTGGCATAGGGCAGGGCGGAGGTAACGAGGATTTTGCGGGTCATGATTTTGAAAAAAACAATCTGAAACACGCGATTATGCCACAAAATGGGGCGTTGTTGCGCGTTGGGGCAACCGTGCCGGCAACGGTGGCAAAGGGCTGGGTTTAGTGGTTTTGAAAACAGTATGTTGTGAAAATGATGCAGTTTGGCGGCAGATACGGTGCGGCGCTGGGGCGGCTTGGGTATAATCGGGGCTTTGGTTTTACGCTTGAGCAGAGTTAATTATTATGACTGTCCGTTTTTCCCGCCGCCGTTTTTTGGGTGCGGGCGCTGTGTTGGCAGGGGCTTCATTCGCGGCTTCCTGCACCAAATACCGCCCGTTTGATGCTGCTGCCCAACCGCCTTACTATCCGCCTGCGCTGCTCGGTTTGCGCGGCGACCACGACGGCAGCCAAGATGGGGCGCACGCCGTTGCCTTAAGCGGCAAACGTTTTACCTTGCCCGAAAAAGCAAGCGAAAACTATGATTTGGTGGTGATTGGCGCAGGCATCAGCGGTTTGACCGCAGCTTATTTGTATCGCAAAGCCAAACCCGATGCCAAAGTGCTGGTGTTGGACAACCACGACGATTTTGGCGGACATGCCAAGCGCAACGAGTTTACCGTAAACGGCAAAACCCTGATTACCTACGGCGGCAGCGAGTCTTTGGATTCGCCCAAAACCACCTTTTCCCAAAACGCCCACGCGCTGTTAAAAGAATTGGGCGTGGATTACACCAAATTCCATCAATATTATCAACAAGATTTGTACCGCAAACAATGGGGTTTGCAAAAAGGTATTTTTTTCCGCAATGCCGCATTTGGTAAAGATACTGTGGTGGCAGGCGAGTTAAACGAACAAGCAGCGGCGGCGATGGTGGCGCGTTTCCCCCTGCCCGAAGCCGACCGCCATGCCCTAACCGAACTTTATGTCCGTCCCAAAGATTACTGGCAGGGCAAATCACGCAAACAAAAACAATATTTGGCTGAAAAAACAAGCTATTACAGCTTTTTGCGCGATACCGTCAAGCTGCCCGAACACGCCATGCGTTATCTGACCAATATCAGTTCCGAATACTGGGGCCACGCCATTAACGCCGTATCGGTGGCAGAAGCCGCCGAAAACGGCTATCCCGGTACGCAAAAACTGGGTTTGCCGTTGGAAAAAGGCGAAAAAGAACCGTATATCTACCATTTCCCCGACGGTAACGCTTCCATCGCCCGTCTGTTGGTACGCAAGCTGATTCCCGCCGTGGCTGCGGGCAACAGCATGGAAGACATTGTTACCGCCAAATTTGATTATGCACAATTGGATATGTCAGAACACCCCGTGCGTATCCGTTTGAACAGCACGGTGCTGATGGCGGAAAACCGTGCTAATGGCGTAGATGTGGCGTATTTAAGCCATGGCAGCGATGCCTTAACACGGGTACGCGCCACTCACTGTATTTTTGCGGGACACAGCACCTTGGCGGCGCGTATTCTGCCGCAAATGCCCGAAGCGCAACAGCAGGCAATGAAATCCAATGTCAAAGTGCCGATGGTGTATGCCAAAATTGCCTTGAAAAACGCCCGTGCGTTTCAAAAATTGGGCGTGTATTCGCTGTACGCGCCCGATGCGCCTTACTGTCTGATTCAGTTGGACGACCCTGTCAATATCGGCACTTACCGCCATGCCGCCACACCTGACGAACCGATTGTGTTGCACGCGGCGCGGATTGCCACAGCGTTTGAAGGCAATGATGCGCGAAGCATGTACCGTGGTGGACGCGCGCGTTTGGCGGGGCAAAAGCTGGAAGATTTGGAAAAAGAATTGCGCGAACAGTTGCGCGGTTTGTATCAACTGGCGGGCGAGTCGTTTGATGATGCGGCGGTTGCCATCACGTTTAACCGTTGGTCGCATGGCTACAGCTATGAACAGGTGGGTTTGTGGGACAACAACGATGCCGCCTCCAAAACTGTGGCGCAGATGCAGCGGCGTTTGGGCAATATTTTGATGGCGGGAACGGATGTGGCGTGGAAGCCTTATTTGCAAGATGCGGTGGAACAGGCTTACCGTGCGGTGCGCGAGGCTTTGTCTTAAAACCGCTGCGGGCGCGGCGCGTGCTGAATTTTCCATAGCATTTTGTGGGGTCTGTGTTAAAATCGCCGCTGTGCCGCCTGATTAACTTGCGTTTTTTCGTAATCGGGCGCAATGTATTCAAAAAGGAATGCCGATGAAGATTGCTGTTTTGGGTGCAGGGGCTTGGGGAACGGCGTTGGCAATACATTTTGCCGCGCACGGACACGCGGTGTCGCTGTGGACACGCAGTGCCGAACACGCCGCGCAAATGCACGGCAGCCGCGAAAACCGCCGTTATCTGGCGGGATTGCCTTTACCTGCCGCGCTCACGGTACACAGCAATCTGGCAGAGGCTGTGTCGGGGGCGGATTTGCTGTTGGCAGCCGTGCCTGTGGCGGCGTTGCGTGGTTGTATGCAGGCGGTAAATGCGGCGGGTGGCGGCGATATTCCCGTTTTGGCGGCGTGCAAAGGTTTTGAACCGAACAGCGGTTTGCTGCCGTTTCAGGTGCTGGAACAGGTTTTGCCCGCTAATCCGTGTGTAGGCGTGTTGTCAGGTCCGAGCTTTGCACAAGAATTGGCACAAGGTTTGCCCTGTGCCGTGTGTTTGGCATCGGCAAACGGCGAATGGATTGGCACGCTGGCAGCGGCTTTAAATACTGAAGTTCTGCGCCTGTATGCCAATAGCGATGTGGTGGGCGTGTGTGTGGGCGGCGCGGTTAAAAACGTGATGGCGGTGGCAGCGGGGCTGTCGGACGGTTTGGGCTGCGGCATGAACG is drawn from Conchiformibius steedae and contains these coding sequences:
- a CDS encoding FAD-dependent oxidoreductase → MTVRFSRRRFLGAGAVLAGASFAASCTKYRPFDAAAQPPYYPPALLGLRGDHDGSQDGAHAVALSGKRFTLPEKASENYDLVVIGAGISGLTAAYLYRKAKPDAKVLVLDNHDDFGGHAKRNEFTVNGKTLITYGGSESLDSPKTTFSQNAHALLKELGVDYTKFHQYYQQDLYRKQWGLQKGIFFRNAAFGKDTVVAGELNEQAAAAMVARFPLPEADRHALTELYVRPKDYWQGKSRKQKQYLAEKTSYYSFLRDTVKLPEHAMRYLTNISSEYWGHAINAVSVAEAAENGYPGTQKLGLPLEKGEKEPYIYHFPDGNASIARLLVRKLIPAVAAGNSMEDIVTAKFDYAQLDMSEHPVRIRLNSTVLMAENRANGVDVAYLSHGSDALTRVRATHCIFAGHSTLAARILPQMPEAQQQAMKSNVKVPMVYAKIALKNARAFQKLGVYSLYAPDAPYCLIQLDDPVNIGTYRHAATPDEPIVLHAARIATAFEGNDARSMYRGGRARLAGQKLEDLEKELREQLRGLYQLAGESFDDAAVAITFNRWSHGYSYEQVGLWDNNDAASKTVAQMQRRLGNILMAGTDVAWKPYLQDAVEQAYRAVREALS
- a CDS encoding NAD(P)H-dependent glycerol-3-phosphate dehydrogenase gives rise to the protein MKIAVLGAGAWGTALAIHFAAHGHAVSLWTRSAEHAAQMHGSRENRRYLAGLPLPAALTVHSNLAEAVSGADLLLAAVPVAALRGCMQAVNAAGGGDIPVLAACKGFEPNSGLLPFQVLEQVLPANPCVGVLSGPSFAQELAQGLPCAVCLASANGEWIGTLAAALNTEVLRLYANSDVVGVCVGGAVKNVMAVAAGLSDGLGCGMNARAALMTRGLAEMTRLAVALGAQAKTLMGLSGMGDLLLTCTGGLSRNRQVGLALAEGRALADVLADLGHVAEGIPAIAEVNRSAQRLGVNMPVTAALADLLDGRIAAADIAARLMQREPTAE
- the metG gene encoding methionine--tRNA ligase: MTRKILVTSALPYANGAIHLGHMVEHIQTDIWVRLQKLRGNECYYCCADDAHGTPVMLAAEKQGIAPEDMIARVREEHLADFTGFHIGYDNYYSTHSPENKAFAEQIYRALKANGKIESRVIEQLFDPEKQMFLPDRFVKGECPKCHAKDQYGDNCEACGTTYAPTELIQPYSAVSGATPVLKQSEHFFFKLGECADYLRQWTSGSTVLANGHTQPHLQPEALNKMNEWLGKDGETTLSDWDISRDAPYFGFEIPDAPGKYFYVWLDAPVGYMASFQNLCNRIGLNFEDYFRADSQTEMYHFIGKDILYFHALFWPAMLQFSGHRAPTGVFAHGFLTVDGQKMSKSRGTFITAKSYLQQGLNPEWMRYYIAAKLNSKIEDIDLNLQDFIARVNSDLVGKYVNIAARASGFIAKRFDGKLSNVADSALIQQLSAQSEAIAADYEQREYAKALRDIMALADAVNEYVDANKPWELAKQDGADDKLHRVCSELINAFKILSVYLAPVLPKVAEQAAAFLNMDALTWQDSTRTLPENHIINPYKHLMQRIEEKQVNDLLEANKQTTPTAETAPASPYQPVAEQASFDDFMKIDMRVAKVLNCEAVEGSSKLLKFSLDFGFEQRTIFSGIAASYPNPAELNGKMVIAVANFAPRKMAKFGVSEGMILSAATQDGKLRLLDVHDGAQAGDKVG